A single window of Flavobacterium sp. 140616W15 DNA harbors:
- a CDS encoding tetratricopeptide repeat protein has protein sequence MKRVLLFILLCSYNIGISQNTIKKIDSLLEHAINIENESPLKSQLEAIKVISLAKELDYKKGIIEAELFLSESYTRSKDNKLALYYATEADKLITINSESAYLKSKALRLRGIALARLGFYESASIILKQSIVFGEKIKDKNDRNRNLGFIYANIAMNHEENEIDEDSVGYYYRKSFFFFDNIEEDNPHKNRCMALANVFLGSFYLKKKDYEKAEPYLINAVVLAKKLKLDFITIESVSGLGSVNFYRGNYDDAKNSFQEALLIAKENKRIFYINDLYYNLSRIYCILKDQDSTKYYRDKYVTLNDSLSKIHKQAVYNSLRIYLEEKDEKMLTNVGVIITLLSLLLIIIIITFVYIKKYRKRFVKVKEESNSIDNQLKIKKELIDKITSQNPNPKAGGTDLKQLVIERSPLFFAKFKEIYPEFIDKIIEITPTIVSSELRFCALLKLGFSTNEIATYTKSTIRAVQSKRYRLRKKLNVPPEEDLYDWLSNI, from the coding sequence ATGAAGAGAGTATTGCTTTTCATTTTATTGTGTTCATATAATATTGGCATTTCTCAAAATACTATCAAAAAAATTGATAGTTTATTAGAGCATGCCATCAATATAGAAAATGAATCACCACTTAAATCTCAATTAGAAGCGATCAAGGTTATTTCTTTAGCCAAGGAACTCGATTATAAAAAAGGGATTATAGAGGCAGAGCTTTTTTTGAGTGAGAGTTATACAAGAAGTAAAGACAATAAATTGGCATTGTATTATGCTACAGAAGCAGATAAACTAATAACAATAAATTCAGAATCAGCATATTTAAAATCGAAAGCATTACGATTGCGAGGTATAGCCCTCGCTAGGCTAGGATTTTATGAGTCTGCTTCTATAATATTAAAGCAATCTATAGTATTTGGAGAAAAAATTAAAGATAAAAATGATAGAAATAGGAACTTAGGTTTTATTTATGCAAATATTGCGATGAATCATGAGGAGAATGAAATAGATGAAGATTCTGTAGGATACTATTATAGAAAAAGCTTTTTCTTTTTTGATAATATAGAGGAAGACAACCCGCATAAAAATAGATGCATGGCTCTTGCCAATGTTTTTTTAGGATCTTTTTATCTTAAAAAAAAGGACTATGAAAAGGCTGAACCCTATTTAATAAATGCAGTAGTACTTGCTAAAAAACTTAAATTGGACTTTATAACTATTGAATCTGTTTCAGGTTTGGGATCTGTAAATTTTTATAGAGGAAATTATGATGATGCTAAAAACAGTTTTCAAGAGGCGCTACTAATTGCTAAAGAAAATAAAAGAATTTTTTATATTAATGATCTTTATTATAATCTTTCTAGAATTTACTGTATTCTAAAAGACCAGGATAGTACAAAATATTATAGGGATAAATATGTAACACTAAACGATAGTCTTTCTAAAATTCATAAGCAAGCAGTATATAATTCACTGAGAATTTATTTAGAAGAGAAAGATGAAAAAATGCTAACTAATGTAGGGGTAATAATTACATTATTATCTTTACTTCTTATAATTATTATTATCACTTTTGTTTACATTAAAAAATATAGAAAAAGATTTGTGAAAGTAAAAGAAGAAAGTAATAGTATTGATAATCAGTTGAAAATAAAAAAAGAATTGATAGATAAAATCACAAGTCAAAATCCAAATCCAAAGGCAGGAGGAACGGATTTAAAACAGCTTGTAATAGAAAGAAGTCCACTATTTTTTGCAAAATTTAAAGAAATATATCCAGAGTTTATAGATAAAATTATTGAAATTACACCTACAATAGTTTCAAGTGAATTACGTTTTTGTGCATTATTAAAATTAGGTTTTTCAACTAACGAAATTGCTACTTACACAAAAAGTACTATTCGAGCTGTACAATCTAAAAGATATAGACTCAGAAAAAAATTAAATGTTCCTCCCGAAGAGGACTTATATGATTGGTTGTCAAATATTTAA